The following are encoded in a window of Castanea sativa cultivar Marrone di Chiusa Pesio chromosome 5, ASM4071231v1 genomic DNA:
- the LOC142634367 gene encoding (3S,6E)-nerolidol synthase 1-like, whose amino-acid sequence MPLSMKPLFASYNPPIAPKRIPQATNSDHFNQNSLPTAHKLSTAHDHTLSLPLKHYNYGSKHDADKIHSQHARKLKEVKHVLSKAGEDPLEGLYMIDAIQRLGIDYHFQEEIKTVLRRQNMISSACGYNDINNQPYETALRFRLLRQDGYYVSSALFNNFKDKERKFKSSLVGDIKGLKGLYEASQLSIEGEDILDEAGEFSRQYLTEWATRLDHQQTISITDTLKNPRHKSLARFTTKNIQTNIQGTNEWINVVQELALIDSHMVHEIHQKEIHQILKWWKDLGLANELKFARDQPLKWYMWPMACLPDPILSEQRVELTKPLALLYIIDDIFDVRGTHDELKHFTEVVNRWELDAAEQLPDYMKICFKALYDITNEICNKVYKKHGWNPMESLKKTWARLCNAFLLEAQWLAHGIYPKREEYLKNAIISTGVHMVLVHTFFFLGQGITNETVDLLDDVPGIISSTAKILRLWDDLGSAKDENQDGRDGSYLKCYMKEHCGSSIKDTREHIISMISDEWKCLNKECLYSYPFPTSFKNVSLNAARMVPLMYNYDDNHRLPSLEEHMKSLLIGGVVTQQNELTIVSRIKAEG is encoded by the exons ATGCCTTTGTCTATGAAGCCCCTCTTTGCTTCCTACAATCCTCCAATTGCTCCTAAGAGGATTCCACAAGCTACCAATTCAGACCACTTCAACCAGAATTCTTTGCCTACTGCTCACAAATTGAGCACCGCCCATGATCACACATTGTCTCTCCCTTTAAAACATTACAACTACGGAAGCAAACATGATGCT GATAAAATTCACAGCCAACATGCACGAAAGTTGAAAGAAGTTAAGCACGTGCTGAGCAAAGCTGGAGAAGATCCATTGGAAGGTTTATATATGATTGATGCGATTCAACGCCTTGGCATTGACTACCACTTCCAAGAAGAGATTAAAACAGTTCTACGGAGGCAAAATATGATATCTAGTGCTTGTGGTTATAATGATATCAACAATCAACCTTACGAAACTGCTCTACGCTTTCGATTATTGAGACAAGATGGTTACTACGTTTCTTCAG CGTTGTTTAACAACTTCAAGGACAAGGAGAGGAAGTTCAAATCAAGTCTAGTCGGAGATATAAAGGGATTGAAGGGCTTATATGAAGCTTCTCAGTTAAGTATTGAAGGAGAAGATATACTCGATGAAGCTGGAGAGTTTAGTCGCCAATATCTTACCGAATGGGCGACCCGTCTTGATCATCAACAAACCATTAGTATCACGGATACACTGAAGAATCCTCGTCACAAGAGCCTGGCAAGGTTCACGACTAAAAACATTCAAACTAACATTCAAGGGACAAATGAATGGATCAATGTTGTGCAAGAACTAGCTCTAATAGATTCCCACATGGTTCATGAAATACACCAAAaggaaattcatcaaattttGAA aTGGTGGAAAGACCTAGGCTTGGCCAATGAGTTGAAATTTGCTAGAGACCAGCCACTTAAATGGTACATGTGGCCCATGGCATGCCTCCCAGATCCAATCTTGTCGGAGCAAAGGGTTGAgctcacaaaacccttggcacTACTCTACATAATAGATGACATATTTGATGTTCGTGGAACCCACGATGAACTTAAACACTTCACAGAAGTTGTCAATAG ATGGGAACTTGATGCTGCTGAGCAACTACCAGACTACATGAAGATATGCTTCAAGGCTCTTTATGACATTACCAATGAAATCTGCAACAAGGTCTACAAAAAGCATGGATGGAACCCCATGGAAAGCCTTAAAAAAACG TGGGCGAGATTGTGCAACGCATTCTTATTAGAAGCACAATGGTTGGCTCATGGGATCTATCCAAAGAGAGAAGAGTACTTGAAGAATGCCATTATCAGCACAGGAGTGCATATGGTGCTTGTtcatactttctttttcttgggtCAAGGCATAACCAATGAAACTGTAGATCTTCTAGATGATGTTCCGGGCATTATATCTTCTACTGCGAAAATTCTTCGTCTTTGGGATGACTTGGGAAGTGCCAAG GATGAGAATCAAGATGGGCGTGATGGATCTTATTTAAAGTGCTACATGAAAGAACATTGTGGCTCTTCAATCAAAGACACAAGAGAACATATAATATCTATGATTTCAGACGAATGGAAGTGCCTCAACAAGGAATGCCTCTATTCATATCCATTCCCTACATCTTTTAAGAATGTTTCTCTCAATGCTGCAAGGATGGTTCCTTTGATGTACAATTACGATGACAATCATCGCCTTCCAAGTTTAGAGGAGCATATGAAGTCGCTGCTAATTGGTGGTGTTGTTACACAACAAAATGAACTAACTATTGTATCACGAATCAAGGCTGAAGGATAA